One genomic window of Gracilinema caldarium DSM 7334 includes the following:
- the fliG gene encoding flagellar motor switch protein FliG — MAKTTTQPAAAPAAAGGGKKSKANKELTGRQKAAIFLVTIGSEISAEIFKHLREDEIETLTFEIARLETIEPEQKDAILMEFQELMMASEFITTGGIDYARELLEKSLGSQKAIDIINRLTSSLQVRPFDFIRRTDPAHLLNFIQQEHPQTIALILAYLEPNKASIILQSLPHEVQSDVARRIATMDRTSPEVLREVERVLEKKLSTLSSEDYTAAGGVESIVEILNLVDRSSEKQIIEALEDEDPELAEEIKKRMFVFEDIVMLDDRAIQKVLREVDSQELAKALKSVDTEVQDKIFRNMSKRAAGMLKEDMEYMGPIRLKDVEEAQQKIVSIIRHLEDTGEIVVARSGEDELVV; from the coding sequence GCAAAGACAACGACTCAGCCTGCCGCTGCACCTGCGGCTGCCGGTGGTGGCAAGAAGAGTAAGGCCAATAAGGAACTGACGGGCCGGCAAAAAGCGGCCATATTCCTCGTTACCATAGGTTCTGAAATTTCCGCGGAAATATTTAAGCATCTGCGGGAAGATGAAATAGAAACCCTTACCTTTGAAATAGCTCGCCTCGAAACTATAGAACCGGAACAGAAGGATGCCATCCTGATGGAGTTCCAGGAACTCATGATGGCCAGCGAGTTTATCACTACCGGTGGTATTGATTATGCCCGGGAACTCTTGGAAAAGTCTTTGGGAAGTCAGAAGGCTATCGATATTATCAACCGGCTCACGAGCAGTCTGCAGGTCCGGCCCTTCGATTTTATCCGGCGCACCGATCCAGCCCACCTGTTGAACTTTATCCAGCAGGAACATCCACAGACCATAGCACTGATTCTTGCATACCTTGAACCGAACAAGGCATCCATAATTTTACAGAGTCTGCCCCATGAGGTACAGAGTGATGTCGCCCGTCGTATTGCTACGATGGACCGAACGAGCCCTGAAGTACTGCGGGAAGTTGAACGGGTGCTTGAAAAGAAGCTTTCTACCCTGTCGAGCGAAGATTATACCGCTGCGGGCGGTGTTGAGAGTATTGTAGAAATTCTTAACCTGGTAGACCGGTCCAGTGAAAAGCAGATAATCGAAGCCCTGGAGGATGAAGATCCCGAATTGGCTGAAGAAATTAAGAAGCGCATGTTCGTCTTTGAAGATATTGTTATGCTGGATGACCGGGCTATTCAGAAGGTACTCCGTGAAGTGGATTCTCAGGAATTGGCGAAGGCCCTTAAGTCGGTCGATACGGAAGTTCAGGATAAGATATTCAGGAATATGTCGAAACGGGCAGCGGGGATGCTCAAGGAAGATATGGAATACATGGGGCCCATCCGGCTTAAGGATGTGGAAGAAGCCCAGCAGAAGATTGTATCAATTATCAGGCACCTGGAAGATACCGGTGAAATTGTTGTGGCCCGGTCCGGCGAAGACGAATTGGTGGTGTAA
- the fliH gene encoding flagellar assembly protein FliH — MAKAVFRPGEVLVSDKPVVLDVPLGMNSSLQQKKEEEIQELEDYEAYQGPTADDLRREAEAFKAQWEQEREAMINAAKAEAESIIKEAENAAFQEVKRKTDQAQQIRRQAEDEAERIIAEAKRKAQEIEQAAQQAFEKERKEAESAGFAAGREAGYAEGRAEVQRLVERAHQILERAQEKRAEILAETEQQIVDLVLLITRKVIKVISENQRNVVVSNVVQALRKVKGRGDIIIRVNVDDLKLTTEHIKDFIQLIEGVKNIQVVEDSSVDRGGCIIETDFGEIDARISSQLAELEQKILEISPIRAKARTAPLDER; from the coding sequence ATGGCAAAGGCGGTATTTAGACCTGGAGAGGTCCTGGTAAGTGATAAGCCGGTAGTTCTCGATGTGCCCCTCGGCATGAACAGTTCTCTTCAGCAAAAAAAAGAAGAAGAAATACAGGAACTGGAGGACTATGAAGCTTACCAGGGACCCACCGCCGATGACCTCAGAAGAGAAGCCGAAGCCTTTAAGGCCCAGTGGGAACAGGAACGGGAAGCGATGATCAACGCTGCCAAGGCAGAGGCAGAGTCGATCATCAAAGAAGCGGAAAATGCCGCTTTTCAGGAAGTAAAACGGAAAACTGACCAGGCCCAGCAGATCCGCCGGCAGGCAGAAGATGAGGCTGAGCGTATTATTGCTGAAGCAAAACGTAAAGCCCAGGAAATTGAACAGGCTGCTCAACAGGCCTTTGAAAAGGAACGAAAAGAGGCAGAATCTGCGGGCTTTGCTGCGGGCCGGGAAGCGGGCTATGCAGAAGGCCGGGCTGAAGTTCAGCGGCTGGTTGAGCGGGCTCATCAAATTCTTGAGCGGGCCCAGGAAAAACGGGCAGAAATCCTTGCAGAGACGGAACAGCAGATTGTGGACCTGGTGCTGCTTATCACCAGAAAAGTTATTAAGGTTATTTCTGAAAACCAGCGGAATGTGGTGGTTTCCAATGTGGTTCAGGCCCTGCGGAAGGTGAAGGGGCGAGGGGACATCATTATCCGGGTTAATGTGGACGACCTTAAACTGACCACAGAACACATTAAGGACTTTATTCAGCTTATCGAAGGGGTTAAGAATATCCAGGTTGTAGAGGATTCCTCGGTGGATCGGGGTGGCTGTATTATTGAAACCGACTTTGGTGAGATCGATGCCCGAATATCGAGTCAGCTCGCTGAACTGGAACAAAAGATTCTGGAAATTTCACCTATTCGTGCTAAAGCTCGTACGGCTCCCCTCGATGAACGGTAG